One Halovivax ruber XH-70 genomic region harbors:
- a CDS encoding A/G-specific adenine glycosylase: MTSETERRFRNDLLEWGRKNRREYSWREPDRTLYEVFVAEFFLTQTPADNVETVYSEFLGQFPSLDEIVEASEDELAEAIEPLGFQNMRASALKQIASSHDHLPTEPELLMELPRVGRYVANATLCFARGDRLPVLDRNVERVYSRVFRDTWPESEAEQFAFTERLVPDEARAYNLALLDFGALICQTEPLCEQCFANEYCIYFRELEE; the protein is encoded by the coding sequence ATGACGTCCGAGACAGAGCGACGATTTCGAAACGATCTGCTCGAATGGGGGAGGAAGAACCGCCGCGAGTACTCGTGGCGAGAACCGGATCGAACCTTGTACGAGGTATTCGTCGCGGAGTTTTTCTTGACCCAGACGCCGGCTGACAACGTCGAGACGGTCTATTCGGAGTTTCTAGGGCAGTTCCCCTCGCTCGACGAGATCGTGGAGGCAAGCGAAGACGAACTCGCCGAAGCGATCGAACCGCTCGGGTTCCAAAACATGCGTGCGAGTGCGCTGAAGCAGATCGCCTCGTCACACGACCACCTCCCTACCGAGCCAGAGCTGCTGATGGAACTTCCGCGGGTGGGCCGATACGTGGCGAACGCCACGTTGTGTTTTGCTCGTGGTGACCGATTGCCTGTACTCGACAGGAACGTCGAGCGGGTGTACAGCCGGGTATTTCGAGACACATGGCCTGAATCAGAAGCGGAGCAGTTCGCTTTCACGGAGCGATTGGTACCCGACGAGGCCCGTGCGTACAACCTGGCTCTGCTCGATTTCGGTGCGTTGATCTGTCAGACTGAACCACTGTGTGAGCAGTGTTTCGCCAATGAGTATTGTATCTACTTTCGGGAACTGGAGGAGTAG
- a CDS encoding DNA cytosine methyltransferase, with product MKVAAVDLFCGAGGLSYGLQKAGISVVAGIDHDPDCKYPYEQNIDGDFVRADIQALAQDPEPIAQMYPWDTDLKVLAACAPCQPYSTMGHSKESGHEDHQKWGLLNEVSRIAEYVDPDVVVTENVLQVKQEDGVYDAFIESLESQDYHINSDENKNVYCPEYGIPQNRKRWVVMASKRGPLSLPEPPIHDEDNYPTVRDTIDHLPPVQAGEVSDENDVHRARSLSEKNLERIDNMEPGGDWTLWEEEGLNHLLADCHRKASGRTYKAPYSRMRPDDPSPTITTQFYNYGSGRFGHYDTDQNRALSLLEGALLQTFPEDYEFYEEWEDVGVSNLGRMIGNAVPPKLGEYMGKAILSHVGEAVPSVEPTVADD from the coding sequence ATGAAAGTGGCCGCAGTGGATCTGTTCTGTGGGGCCGGTGGACTCAGTTACGGCCTTCAGAAAGCTGGCATTTCTGTCGTCGCAGGGATAGACCACGATCCGGACTGCAAGTACCCGTACGAACAGAACATAGATGGTGATTTCGTACGAGCAGATATCCAGGCGTTAGCGCAGGATCCAGAACCAATCGCACAGATGTACCCGTGGGATACCGATCTAAAGGTTCTCGCGGCGTGTGCCCCTTGCCAACCGTACTCTACGATGGGACACTCGAAGGAGTCAGGTCACGAGGATCATCAAAAGTGGGGGCTTCTGAACGAGGTCTCGCGGATCGCAGAGTACGTAGACCCGGACGTGGTAGTTACCGAGAACGTACTTCAGGTCAAGCAAGAAGACGGCGTCTACGATGCGTTCATAGAGAGCCTCGAATCCCAAGACTACCACATCAACAGTGACGAGAACAAGAACGTCTACTGCCCTGAATACGGGATTCCCCAGAATCGGAAGCGGTGGGTTGTCATGGCGTCAAAGCGCGGTCCTCTCTCGTTACCAGAGCCCCCAATTCACGACGAAGATAACTACCCCACGGTCCGAGATACGATCGATCACCTCCCACCGGTACAGGCTGGTGAGGTCAGTGACGAGAACGACGTACATAGGGCCCGTTCCCTCTCTGAAAAGAACTTAGAGCGTATCGATAACATGGAACCCGGTGGAGATTGGACTCTTTGGGAAGAGGAGGGGCTAAACCATCTCCTCGCGGACTGCCACCGGAAGGCGAGCGGGCGGACGTACAAAGCACCCTACAGTAGAATGCGCCCAGACGATCCATCACCGACGATCACGACGCAGTTCTACAATTACGGCAGTGGTCGATTCGGACACTACGATACAGACCAGAACCGCGCACTCTCGCTACTAGAGGGAGCTCTGCTCCAGACCTTCCCCGAAGACTACGAATTTTACGAGGAGTGGGAGGACGTCGGTGTGTCGAATCTAGGCCGGATGATCGGTAACGCAGTCCCTCCGAAGCTCGGTGAGTACATGGGGAAGGCGATTCTCTCTCACGTTGGAGAAGCTGTTCCGTCTGTAGAACCTACCGTCGCCGACGACTGA
- a CDS encoding DUF6339 family protein: MTETELHRLTEDGRRLVGESFMRGEATLTEEQLAEYVETMPGNPTADLDKIDSAVTQVLEEYPEHETEIDGALAEDIHRGLDITRRTAGDPGLWHWLAVVRYPDLVRHRWEYRSEEAMREKFLGAGSDLYSNAIHRLWWIAELTARDDDYSTTDAVFDNQTMVNKVFDRWFARYQPAVRAMCEELEDEKSSVIDETTRRFNHALTNVQLEGLSESDAREMVRKIITESR; the protein is encoded by the coding sequence GTGACCGAAACAGAACTACACCGACTGACCGAAGACGGACGTCGCCTGGTGGGCGAGTCCTTCATGCGAGGCGAGGCGACGCTCACTGAAGAACAGTTGGCCGAGTACGTAGAGACCATGCCTGGTAATCCGACGGCCGATCTCGACAAGATCGATTCGGCGGTAACCCAAGTGCTAGAGGAGTACCCAGAACACGAGACAGAAATAGATGGTGCACTCGCCGAAGATATTCACCGTGGTCTCGACATCACCAGACGGACTGCCGGCGATCCGGGCCTCTGGCACTGGTTAGCAGTCGTCCGGTATCCCGATCTCGTCCGTCATCGCTGGGAGTATCGATCCGAAGAGGCAATGAGGGAGAAATTCCTCGGCGCTGGATCAGACTTGTACTCGAACGCCATCCATCGTCTTTGGTGGATTGCAGAGCTCACGGCTCGCGATGACGATTATTCGACGACTGACGCGGTCTTTGACAACCAGACGATGGTCAACAAAGTGTTCGACCGCTGGTTCGCACGCTATCAGCCTGCAGTTCGAGCCATGTGTGAGGAACTCGAAGATGAAAAGTCGAGCGTCATAGACGAGACGACACGGCGGTTCAATCACGCATTGACGAACGTACAACTCGAAGGGTTATCGGAGTCTGACGCACGGGAGATGGTTCGAAAGATCATCACTGAGTCCCGGTAG
- a CDS encoding DUF6997 domain-containing protein yields the protein MVFESALRELRESAQGVFGPTSFRGYVDRHGIEAGRTPRHISVDSLADLDPGLRDEDVMVLRMGSAPDGRGTGFVLVEASDGIGEYFLEDEALFCGVEATSMDGPVDRERLLSFELLPSLSESSLVNLGLASGVLSEALDLDRTGALAPPATGQSTFSFDVCPRSDLSESVRHRSGQVEIDTLFAERRDGELALFVIEAKTGPRASLAKHKLVYPLLAIADSVPAEIELVPVYLRCRRAEGRVRFEVAECTFPDPRARLGGVEELSSCRERVIELELGD from the coding sequence ATGGTCTTCGAGTCGGCGCTTAGGGAGTTACGCGAGTCGGCGCAGGGTGTCTTCGGTCCGACGTCCTTTCGCGGGTACGTCGACCGCCACGGGATCGAGGCGGGGCGGACGCCGCGACACATCTCGGTGGATTCGCTCGCGGATCTGGATCCGGGGCTACGAGACGAGGACGTGATGGTCCTCCGGATGGGATCGGCGCCCGACGGCCGCGGGACGGGCTTCGTGCTGGTCGAGGCCTCTGACGGGATTGGGGAGTACTTTCTGGAGGACGAGGCGCTCTTCTGCGGGGTCGAGGCGACGTCGATGGACGGGCCGGTGGATCGGGAGCGGCTGTTGAGCTTCGAGTTGCTCCCTTCGCTGTCGGAATCTTCACTCGTGAACCTCGGACTGGCGTCCGGCGTACTTTCGGAGGCTCTTGATCTCGATCGGACGGGGGCACTGGCACCGCCGGCGACTGGCCAGTCGACGTTCTCGTTCGACGTGTGTCCGCGGAGTGACCTGTCGGAGTCGGTTCGGCATCGATCTGGCCAGGTCGAGATCGACACGCTGTTCGCCGAACGCCGGGACGGCGAGCTGGCGCTGTTCGTCATCGAGGCCAAGACCGGTCCGCGGGCGTCGCTCGCGAAACACAAACTGGTGTACCCGCTGCTGGCCATCGCCGACTCGGTCCCTGCGGAGATCGAACTGGTGCCAGTGTACCTGCGATGTCGACGGGCCGAGGGACGGGTTCGGTTCGAGGTCGCCGAATGTACGTTTCCGGATCCCAGAGCGCGACTCGGCGGGGTGGAGGAATTGTCGAGTTGTCGCGAGCGGGTGATCGAGTTGGAATTGGGGGACTGA
- a CDS encoding type II toxin-antitoxin system VapC family toxin, which produces MTDSTVDFHPLFVDTGPLYARFDSADRHHDRTVSVLSRIREGSLRYRPLYTSRYVLGELTRLLLYNIGHTAASTALSTIRNSDLFVVLSDEQRSFQAACETFARYDDQAISLVDHLSAALAETHDIDHVFSFDCDFDTLGYVRVPDAHS; this is translated from the coding sequence ATGACCGACTCCACCGTCGATTTTCACCCACTGTTCGTGGATACCGGCCCGCTTTACGCCAGATTCGATTCAGCAGACAGACACCACGACCGAACGGTCTCCGTTCTCTCGCGCATTCGCGAGGGCTCACTTCGGTATCGACCACTGTACACCAGTCGGTACGTCCTCGGCGAATTGACACGGCTGTTGTTGTACAATATCGGCCACACTGCCGCGTCGACGGCGCTTTCGACGATCCGAAACAGCGACCTGTTCGTCGTGCTGTCCGACGAACAGCGCTCCTTTCAGGCGGCGTGCGAAACGTTCGCTCGATACGACGATCAAGCCATCTCGCTCGTCGATCACCTTTCGGCTGCACTGGCAGAGACGCACGATATCGACCACGTGTTCTCGTTCGACTGTGACTTCGATACGCTCGGATACGTCCGCGTACCGGACGCCCACTCCTGA
- a CDS encoding type II toxin-antitoxin system HicB family antitoxin yields MSTDTGDTPDSTAIHLTYEDERWVATDEGTNVSARGKTRTEALAALDAKLAGDSNTVPTEDPLFTAPSFSSGLDDTSVDVDAALDRTADVDR; encoded by the coding sequence ATGAGTACCGACACAGGTGACACGCCCGACTCGACGGCCATCCACCTCACCTACGAGGACGAGCGGTGGGTGGCGACCGACGAAGGGACCAACGTCAGTGCTCGCGGGAAGACCAGAACGGAGGCACTCGCTGCTCTCGACGCGAAACTGGCGGGGGACTCCAACACCGTCCCAACCGAAGATCCGTTGTTTACCGCACCCTCGTTTTCGAGCGGACTTGACGACACCTCCGTCGACGTCGATGCCGCGCTCGACCGAACGGCCGACGTGGACCGATGA
- a CDS encoding DUF433 domain-containing protein, producing the protein MTITRDDEVLGGEPRIDGTRVGVRHVAGRVIEGGYTPAYVADQLDLSLAAVYEALSYWYANPDKMRRVERANATAFEDLREASLKPKELQ; encoded by the coding sequence ATGACGATCACGAGAGATGACGAGGTTCTTGGCGGTGAACCTCGAATCGACGGGACTCGTGTTGGTGTCCGCCACGTCGCCGGGCGCGTGATCGAAGGCGGATACACACCGGCGTACGTCGCCGATCAGCTCGACCTGTCGCTCGCAGCGGTCTACGAGGCACTCTCGTACTGGTATGCAAATCCCGACAAGATGCGACGCGTGGAACGCGCAAACGCGACGGCCTTCGAGGACCTGCGTGAGGCCTCACTCAAACCCAAAGAACTCCAGTGA
- a CDS encoding DMT family transporter, translating to MDEETVGIGLVLTAAIGFGTLGVLGILAADAGLSIPSVLALRFAIASILLWTILWYRGRLRLLRGRTLAVALGLGAVGYAAQSGLYFLGLEFMTAGLVGIVLFTYPAFVVGFVLLTHPGRVTATLLAALGCSLGGVALITGADPAGADPRGVLVVLGAAIVYSGYILVSQRALASVDAETLTAFVLPAAAASFVAFGLATDTLAAPANATAWGVSIAIAVVATAIPVLAFFAGLERIGASRASIVSAAEPAVTVALGAAVLGEPITVVTLLGGALVVVGVVFVQRERA from the coding sequence ATGGACGAGGAGACGGTCGGGATCGGGCTGGTCCTCACGGCCGCCATCGGTTTCGGGACGCTCGGCGTGCTGGGTATCCTCGCCGCCGACGCCGGCCTCTCGATCCCGTCGGTGCTCGCGCTGCGCTTCGCCATCGCCTCGATCCTCCTCTGGACGATCCTGTGGTACCGCGGCCGACTCCGACTGCTCCGCGGGCGCACGCTCGCCGTCGCGCTCGGACTGGGTGCGGTCGGCTACGCGGCCCAGAGCGGCCTCTACTTCCTCGGGCTGGAGTTCATGACGGCCGGGCTGGTCGGGATCGTCCTCTTCACCTACCCGGCGTTCGTCGTCGGGTTCGTCCTCCTCACGCACCCCGGCCGGGTGACGGCGACGCTCCTTGCCGCGCTCGGGTGCTCGCTCGGCGGCGTCGCACTCATCACCGGCGCCGACCCCGCAGGGGCCGATCCGCGGGGCGTTCTCGTGGTACTCGGCGCGGCGATCGTCTACTCGGGATACATTCTGGTGAGTCAGCGGGCGCTCGCATCCGTCGACGCCGAGACGCTGACGGCGTTCGTCCTCCCCGCGGCGGCTGCGAGCTTCGTCGCCTTCGGCCTCGCGACCGACACCCTCGCGGCCCCGGCGAACGCGACCGCGTGGGGCGTTTCCATCGCGATCGCCGTCGTCGCGACCGCGATCCCGGTCCTCGCCTTTTTCGCCGGCTTAGAGCGGATCGGCGCGAGTCGAGCGAGTATCGTCAGTGCCGCAGAGCCCGCCGTCACCGTCGCCCTCGGCGCGGCCGTCCTCGGCGAGCCGATCACGGTCGTGACACTCCTCGGCGGCGCGCTCGTCGTCGTGGGGGTCGTCTTCGTTCAGCGCGAACGGGCGTGA
- a CDS encoding MFS transporter, whose amino-acid sequence MDVRETLTTEARALWADGRGPSLAVVASTWGLFVGARMILPVLLPDLQDAYGLSLSVASLLVSVLWLFAAVGQLPGGLLADRYSERAVMATGATIVAVALGLVVTAPTPIVLFAAVAVWGLGHSMYPIARITVLSKLYPDRLGSALGVTMATGDVGQTILPPIAVAVAAAVAWQAGLGFVAPLLLVGALALFVAVPATGPEAMDGQSTATDDDGPHSTDAPAATDGTGADSDEGVLRETLAVFGELRDPSLGFMTVILFLYIFIWQSVTALYPTYLETVKGLSPATTSLLFGFFFAVGVVVKPVAGAAYDRIGMRGALVAVLAPPAVGLAILPFVSGLWLLVPTTALISTMLGSGAVTQSFIADAFTEERKGTGLGVVRTTTATLGAAGPVVFGVLGDNGYFDEGYLLLAAIMAAVVGLTLVMPETDTDAN is encoded by the coding sequence ATGGACGTCAGAGAAACGCTGACGACGGAGGCGCGCGCCCTGTGGGCGGACGGACGCGGGCCGTCGCTGGCCGTGGTCGCGAGCACGTGGGGACTGTTCGTCGGTGCCCGGATGATCCTCCCGGTGCTCCTGCCCGACCTCCAGGACGCCTACGGACTCAGCCTCTCGGTCGCCAGCCTCCTCGTGAGCGTCCTCTGGCTGTTCGCCGCGGTCGGCCAGCTACCCGGCGGACTGCTCGCCGATCGGTACAGCGAACGGGCGGTGATGGCCACCGGCGCAACCATCGTCGCCGTCGCGCTCGGTCTCGTCGTCACGGCGCCGACACCGATCGTCCTCTTCGCCGCGGTCGCGGTCTGGGGCCTCGGTCACTCGATGTACCCCATCGCGCGGATCACCGTCCTCTCGAAGCTCTACCCCGACCGGCTGGGGAGCGCCCTCGGCGTGACGATGGCGACTGGCGACGTCGGCCAGACGATTCTGCCACCGATCGCGGTCGCCGTCGCCGCCGCGGTCGCCTGGCAGGCGGGCCTCGGCTTCGTCGCGCCGCTGTTGCTCGTGGGCGCCCTCGCACTCTTCGTCGCCGTTCCCGCGACTGGGCCAGAAGCGATGGACGGCCAGAGTACCGCGACCGACGATGACGGCCCCCACAGTACCGACGCTCCAGCGGCGACTGACGGCACAGGGGCCGACTCAGACGAGGGCGTCCTCCGAGAGACGCTGGCGGTCTTCGGTGAGTTACGCGACCCCTCGCTCGGGTTCATGACGGTCATCCTCTTTCTGTACATCTTCATCTGGCAGTCGGTGACGGCGCTGTATCCCACCTACCTGGAGACGGTGAAGGGACTCTCACCCGCCACCACGAGTTTGCTCTTCGGCTTCTTCTTCGCGGTCGGCGTCGTCGTCAAACCCGTCGCGGGCGCCGCCTACGACCGAATCGGGATGCGAGGGGCGCTGGTGGCCGTCCTCGCCCCGCCGGCGGTCGGCCTCGCGATCTTACCGTTCGTCTCCGGGCTCTGGTTGCTCGTCCCGACGACGGCCCTGATCAGTACGATGCTCGGTTCCGGCGCGGTCACGCAGTCGTTCATCGCCGACGCGTTCACCGAGGAGCGCAAGGGGACCGGGCTCGGCGTCGTCCGGACGACGACGGCGACCCTCGGTGCCGCCGGGCCGGTCGTCTTCGGCGTCCTCGGCGACAACGGCTACTTCGACGAGGGCTACCTCCTCCTGGCCGCGATCATGGCCGCCGTCGTCGGCCTCACGCTGGTGATGCCGGAGACGGACACCGATGCGAACTGA
- a CDS encoding DUF418 domain-containing protein produces MSGERPTSSDTGSGADAADPTTAADPGPAADSGSAADPASADDAASAPTADRGPTPPSERIVGLDALRGFALLGILMVNIWVFAMPEAVLGNPTAYGDFSGANWWAWFVSDVFFRQKFLALFTFLFGASVVLFTRPDERGGRPTLELHYWRTGWLLVFGLAHAYLLWYGDILVAYAVCGFFVVLLRDLPAKTLAITGVLILAIPSATEVLAGLSIDPGATSTAWQPAKSVLEAEIDAYRGGWFEQFDHRLPTAIRRQTTGFLGYSAYRVSGSMLLGMALFKWGFLTNDRSIREYRRLIVGGGVAGLTVVLTGIVFIESADWSYRAGIFWRQFNYWGSFGLAGAYIGLVMLWSRFRPDGVVTQSLAAVGRTAFSNYIFQTVLATSIFYGHGLGLFASLSRVELLGVVLLIWAIQVPVSVLWLRYFRFGPLEWLWRTLTYREVQPMRATSE; encoded by the coding sequence ATGAGTGGTGAGCGACCCACCTCGTCCGACACGGGGTCCGGGGCCGACGCCGCCGACCCCACGACGGCCGCTGATCCCGGTCCGGCCGCCGATTCCGGCTCGGCTGCGGACCCCGCGTCGGCCGACGACGCCGCGTCCGCCCCCACGGCCGACCGCGGGCCGACGCCGCCTTCGGAGCGGATCGTCGGCCTCGACGCGTTGCGCGGATTCGCGCTGCTGGGCATTCTGATGGTCAACATCTGGGTGTTCGCGATGCCGGAGGCGGTGCTGGGGAATCCGACCGCCTACGGCGACTTCTCGGGGGCGAACTGGTGGGCCTGGTTCGTCTCCGACGTCTTCTTCCGCCAGAAGTTCCTCGCGCTCTTTACCTTCCTCTTCGGCGCGAGCGTCGTGCTGTTCACCCGGCCGGACGAGCGAGGTGGGCGGCCGACACTCGAACTGCACTACTGGCGGACGGGCTGGCTTCTCGTCTTCGGGCTGGCTCACGCCTACCTGCTGTGGTACGGCGACATCCTCGTCGCCTACGCCGTCTGTGGCTTCTTCGTCGTGCTCCTGCGGGATCTGCCGGCGAAGACGCTGGCGATCACCGGCGTTCTCATTCTCGCGATCCCGTCGGCCACGGAGGTGCTTGCCGGCCTGTCGATCGACCCCGGTGCGACGTCGACGGCGTGGCAACCGGCCAAGTCGGTCCTGGAGGCCGAGATCGACGCCTATCGGGGCGGCTGGTTCGAACAGTTCGACCATCGGCTCCCGACGGCGATCCGGCGCCAGACGACCGGCTTTCTCGGCTACTCCGCCTACCGCGTGAGCGGTTCGATGCTGCTCGGGATGGCGCTGTTCAAGTGGGGCTTCCTGACGAACGACCGCTCGATTCGGGAGTATCGCCGGCTGATCGTCGGCGGTGGCGTCGCCGGCCTCACCGTCGTTCTCACCGGGATCGTGTTCATCGAATCGGCCGACTGGTCCTACCGCGCCGGCATCTTCTGGCGGCAGTTCAACTACTGGGGCAGCTTCGGCCTCGCGGGGGCGTACATCGGCCTCGTGATGCTGTGGAGCCGCTTTCGGCCGGACGGTGTCGTGACCCAGTCACTCGCCGCGGTCGGGCGGACGGCCTTCAGCAACTACATCTTCCAGACGGTGCTCGCCACGTCGATCTTCTACGGCCACGGATTGGGGCTGTTCGCCAGCCTGTCGCGGGTCGAACTGCTGGGGGTCGTTCTCCTCATCTGGGCGATTCAGGTCCCGGTGTCGGTGCTCTGGCTCCGATACTTCCGCTTCGGTCCGCTGGAGTGGCTCTGGCGAACGCTGACCTATCGCGAGGTGCAGCCGATGCGGGCGACGAGCGAGTGA
- a CDS encoding S8 family serine peptidase, translating to MTRNTDADDSTYRLDRRTVMQLASVAGLGAVFGTVSGTADASGPAPIDPDREPPWDDRAGASGRWVRDRWFVAFDADPRVRGGTASTQADERARFRADVRAEGLGVTERRDFTRLWNGLSVTAAFGDAVAMTALDSVAAVYPVAIVDRPDPADASPMLETALSMTGADAAQSELGFTGDGRSVAVIDTGIDYNHPDLGGSGDGSVVYTAESEGDRTLTGPAGDVHPRISHGWDYVGAGYDAGDPEADEPNPDPDPMDPQGHGTHVSGIVGADAADAADEDGVTGVAPDATLGAYKIFDTGSSTAEIIVAAMEDAYADGMDVINMSLGASLQWGQAYPTTAASNELVAQGVVVVNSAGNDGDLGAWSMSAPANAHDVISVASAENTHLTANGFAVDGLDDPVPYLELAGAELPPTEGESAPLALPAQSEIGGETGYFGCDAADFADFPEGHVALIQRGHCAFAQKYENAVAAGATGVVIFNNVSGLFSGTIQNAGAEGVWGAGISDTGGAALVDLLESGETVTLDFTDETVTVPNPNGGLLSSFSSYGQDVELAFGPSVTAPGGLITSTYPLEFGGYGMLSGTSMAAPHVAGSVALLLEAEPDLDPIDVRDRLQNVAEPQPWSLAPGIGALDHSFRQGAGMIQVDAAITADQRAAPGQLSLGDGAAAEVTVTLTNDGETDVTYELGHAGTVGTAVNTFSPGFYLSGSSVSGPETVTVPAGESAAVELTITAPAYGLPNHQYGGYVTFTPTDEAHDSLRVPYSGYEGDYQDLPLFGYYAAADDFVAQEPLLQESPDDPDAVAAVEAFFGHYPQELRLTAVNERTGQSFTVLEQEYAPRSPDPETYYEYVWDGRTRAGESDSRRPVPPGTYTLTVEALRALGDPENPEHWDTWESPTFRVSPPGKRAPATGEATSGLPADE from the coding sequence ATGACACGGAACACAGACGCCGACGACAGTACGTATCGCCTCGACCGCCGAACCGTCATGCAGCTCGCGAGCGTCGCGGGCCTCGGAGCGGTGTTCGGGACCGTCTCCGGAACGGCCGACGCGTCGGGCCCCGCCCCGATCGACCCGGATCGTGAACCGCCGTGGGACGACCGCGCGGGAGCGTCCGGTCGGTGGGTACGCGACCGCTGGTTCGTCGCGTTCGACGCCGACCCGCGGGTCCGCGGCGGAACGGCGAGCACCCAGGCGGACGAACGGGCCCGGTTCCGCGCCGACGTGCGAGCCGAGGGCCTCGGCGTCACCGAGCGCCGGGACTTCACGCGCCTGTGGAACGGCCTCTCGGTGACCGCCGCGTTCGGCGACGCGGTCGCGATGACCGCGCTCGACAGTGTCGCCGCGGTGTACCCGGTTGCGATCGTCGACCGTCCGGACCCAGCAGACGCCTCGCCCATGCTGGAGACGGCCCTGTCGATGACCGGCGCCGACGCCGCCCAGTCCGAACTCGGGTTCACGGGCGACGGGCGCTCGGTCGCGGTGATCGACACCGGCATCGACTACAATCACCCGGACCTCGGCGGCAGCGGCGACGGGTCGGTCGTCTACACCGCCGAGAGCGAGGGTGATCGGACGCTCACCGGTCCCGCAGGCGACGTCCACCCGCGGATCAGTCACGGCTGGGACTACGTCGGCGCGGGCTACGACGCGGGCGATCCGGAGGCGGACGAGCCGAATCCGGACCCCGATCCGATGGATCCGCAGGGCCACGGCACGCACGTGAGCGGCATCGTGGGCGCCGACGCGGCCGACGCGGCCGACGAGGACGGTGTGACGGGCGTCGCACCGGACGCGACCCTCGGCGCGTACAAGATCTTCGACACCGGCTCCAGCACGGCCGAGATCATCGTCGCCGCGATGGAGGACGCCTATGCGGACGGGATGGACGTCATCAACATGTCCCTCGGCGCGAGCCTGCAGTGGGGCCAGGCGTACCCGACGACGGCGGCGAGCAACGAACTCGTCGCGCAGGGCGTCGTGGTCGTCAACTCCGCCGGGAACGACGGCGACCTCGGCGCCTGGAGCATGAGTGCGCCGGCGAACGCCCACGACGTGATCAGCGTCGCGAGCGCCGAGAACACGCACCTGACGGCCAACGGCTTCGCGGTCGACGGGCTCGACGACCCGGTCCCGTACCTCGAACTCGCCGGAGCCGAGCTACCGCCGACCGAGGGCGAGTCGGCCCCGCTGGCGTTGCCGGCCCAGAGCGAGATCGGCGGTGAGACGGGCTACTTCGGCTGTGATGCGGCCGACTTCGCCGACTTTCCCGAGGGCCACGTCGCCCTGATCCAGCGCGGCCACTGCGCGTTCGCCCAGAAGTACGAGAACGCCGTCGCTGCGGGCGCGACTGGCGTCGTCATCTTCAACAACGTCTCCGGGCTGTTCAGCGGGACGATCCAGAACGCCGGCGCCGAGGGCGTCTGGGGCGCCGGGATCAGCGACACCGGCGGGGCGGCGCTGGTCGACCTGCTGGAATCGGGCGAGACGGTCACCCTCGACTTCACCGACGAGACGGTCACCGTCCCGAACCCCAACGGCGGGCTGCTCTCGTCGTTCTCCTCGTACGGCCAGGACGTCGAACTCGCCTTCGGCCCGAGCGTCACCGCGCCCGGCGGGCTGATCACGTCGACCTATCCGCTCGAGTTCGGTGGCTACGGCATGCTCTCGGGGACGTCGATGGCCGCGCCGCACGTGGCGGGAAGCGTCGCGTTACTGCTAGAGGCCGAGCCCGACCTCGATCCCATCGACGTCCGCGATCGCCTGCAGAACGTGGCCGAGCCCCAGCCGTGGTCGCTCGCGCCCGGTATCGGCGCCCTCGATCACTCGTTCCGCCAGGGCGCGGGCATGATCCAGGTCGACGCCGCGATCACTGCGGACCAGCGCGCCGCACCGGGCCAGCTCTCGCTGGGCGATGGGGCGGCAGCCGAAGTGACGGTGACGCTCACCAACGACGGTGAGACCGACGTCACCTACGAACTCGGGCACGCGGGGACCGTCGGCACTGCCGTCAACACCTTCTCGCCCGGGTTCTATCTGTCCGGCAGCAGCGTGTCGGGACCGGAGACCGTGACGGTGCCCGCCGGCGAGTCGGCGGCAGTGGAACTGACGATTACGGCACCGGCGTACGGGCTGCCGAACCACCAGTACGGCGGCTACGTCACGTTCACGCCGACCGACGAGGCCCACGACTCGCTCCGTGTGCCCTACAGCGGCTACGAGGGGGACTACCAGGACCTCCCACTCTTCGGCTACTACGCCGCGGCCGATGACTTCGTCGCGCAGGAGCCACTCCTCCAGGAGTCGCCCGACGACCCGGACGCCGTCGCCGCCGTCGAGGCCTTCTTCGGCCACTACCCGCAGGAACTGCGACTCACGGCCGTCAACGAACGGACCGGCCAGTCGTTCACCGTTCTCGAACAGGAGTATGCACCGCGGAGTCCCGATCCCGAGACCTACTACGAGTACGTCTGGGACGGTCGGACACGGGCCGGGGAGAGCGACAGCCGACGGCCGGTCCCGCCGGGGACGTACACGCTGACCGTCGAGGCGCTCCGCGCGCTCGGCGACCCCGAGAACCCCGAGCACTGGGACACGTGGGAGTCCCCGACGTTCCGCGTCTCGCCACCCGGCAAGCGCGCGCCTGCGACGGGTGAGGCCACTTCTGGGCTGCCAGCGGACGAGTAG